In the genome of Bacteroidota bacterium, the window AAGCATCGCGTGATCGGCATGGCCGGAGTTCTCGATGCGGCGCGCTTCCGCAGTTTTATCGCGATGGAGCTGAATGTTTCCGTTGAAGATGTAAATGCCTTCGTGCTCGGCGGCCACGGCGATTCGATGGTTCCGCTGCCGCGTTACTCGACTGTTGCCGGCATTCCGATTACCGAACTGATGAACAAAGAAACGCTCGACCGGCTCGTCACCCGCACGCGCAACGGCGGAATCGAAATCGTTAACTACCTCAAAACCGGCAGCGCGTACTATGCGCCTTCATCTTCGGCGGTGTTGATGGCGGAATCGATTGTGAAGAACAAGAGGAGAATTCTTCCCTGTGCCGTGTATCTGCAGGGCGAGTACGGAATAAACGACAACTTCGTCGGCGTGCCGGTGAAGTTGGGCAGCAAAGGAATCGAAGAGATCATTCAGATAAAGCTGACGGCGGATGAACAAGCGGCTCTCAACAAATCCGCGGAAGAAGTGAAGTCGCAAATCG includes:
- the mdh gene encoding malate dehydrogenase, yielding MKITVIGAGNVGATCAQRLVDKELANEVVLVDVIEGVPQGKGLDMFEATPVEKTDVKVVGTNGYDETANSDIIILTAGIARKPGMSRDDLMNTNSAIVKSCTEQAVAKSPKSIIIVVSNPLDVMTYVAWKVSGFEKHRVIGMAGVLDAARFRSFIAMELNVSVEDVNAFVLGGHGDSMVPLPRYSTVAGIPITELMNKETLDRLVTRTRNGGIEIVNYLKTGSAYYAPSSSAVLMAESIVKNKRRILPCAVYLQGEYGINDNFVGVPVKLGSKGIEEIIQIKLTADEQAALNKSAEEVKSQIAKLKL